The nucleotide window CCAGTTTACAGACATCAGGAAAAaggtctggccaccaggtccagggaggTGCAGTATGgctaatggaccaggttacatctccagtttgagaaattacctgccaagttagacgttggggcaggtgagggctaaaatcacttacagtcagtaaaggcagtaaaatcaaaattataagtcttaggttcgtacaagcttgagtttgagcgggttgtcggttctttgggcccgCCGTCCTGATGATGCCGTCGCTGGTGCAGCTTTCACGTGTGAAGCATGAATCCAGGCAGCGATGCCatccacttttatggccgttggggtggtgaggaggacggtgtatggtcctttccatcgaggttccaacgtctgggttcgatgccgacggacgtatacggagtctccgacttggaaaagatgagtttctcccggtgttcccggttggtaggcctcggcgagttgggaccatatctCCTTTTGGACCAGTTGGAGTCCCAATAGCCTAGCAtacaagtcagtgttattttgacagtctggttttatttcttctcctaaggtgagaaggggaggtggggccccGTATAGCACCTCAAAAGGAGTAAGATCGTACCGGGAAGGTGTATTCCTAACCCGAAACAGGgctaaaggaaggagcaccgtccaatctgtaccgccagtctccaaggacaatttagttagggtctcttttagagttctattcattctttctacctgacctgaactctggggtctatacgcacaatgtaatttccaatcagtccccaaatatctggccacatcctgacttacctgggcgacgaaggccGGACCATTGTCGGACCCTATTACCTTTGGCGCcccaaatcgaggaaaaatttcttctaggaTCTTTTCGGCTAccacagcagctgtttctttcttcgTTGGGAAGGcttctatccatcctgaaaaagtgtctacaaaaactaaaaggtatttattaccgtaccttccaggacgtacttcggtaaagtccacctcccagtaagttcctgggcggtctCCCCTGAGCCTTTTTCCAATTTCAAGTTTTCCcttgtgagcatttacctgttgacatggaACACATTCCTGTACAATCTGTTCAGCTAATTTCGTCAATCCAGGGGTTCCGTACCCGGTTTTATGTAACAGGGATATCATTTTTTTAGTCCCCAGATGTGTCCATCTATGAATCTGTTGTAAcgtggattctgcttgctgaggggacaaagttccttttgttgtggccgggatgatttcctcgtcgcggcctggtttttcaggaactttatctgacagtcctaaaatgacttctcccgatgctatttctcgggccacttggtcagccatattattaCCCCTGGTTATTGGggtattgtctttctggtgtccAGGGCAGTGAATGATGCTAACTTTAGTGGGAAGCATGAGTGCAGCCAATAGAGCCAcaatttcgtctttgtttttaatttctctgccaCTTGAGGTTAGCAACCCTCTCTGTTGGTAgatggcaccgtggatatgagcggtagcaaatGCATATCTACTGTCCGTGTAGATGTTTacctttttattctctgccatctccaATGCCCTTGTCatggcaattaattcagctcgttgggctgaggtcccttgtggtagcgcaGCTGCCCAgatgacttgttttccgtctaccacggctgcTCCAGCTTGACGCTTACctccttccaggaaactgctcccatcagTAAACCAAGTAAAATCAGCATCAGGAAGGGGTAGGTCCGTCAGATCAGGTCTACTACCGTGTGCTGCAGCCAAcacttcctgacaatcatggaTGATGGTGGAGCCTTCTAAATCGGGATCAGGTAGCAAGGTagctggattgagtcctgtggctggagcaaacttgatgcgatctgagtttagcaacagggtttggtaatgggtcatcctggTATTAGTTAGCCACCTACCCGGTGGTTGACGGATTACATtctccagggcatgaggagctgttatcgttagattttgtcctaaagttagtttgtcagcatctttgaccAGGGCGGCtactgcagcgattatctttaaacaggtgggccatcctgatgccacagggtccaattttttttgacaaataagcaactgggcgattccagggacccaatttctgagtcaatactccttttgcaatgcccttattttcggccacatataaatgaaaaggtttggttacatctggcagtcctagggctggagctgaaagtaaagctcgtttgatttggtcaaaagcccgttgttccttttcgccccaaacgaaaggagtgctgtttttggttagggggtacaatggggccgccagctcagcaaaccctggaatccatagtctacagaatccagccgtccccaaaaattctctaacctgcctggcgtttttgggagccggaatttgggccaccgtatcctttctgctctccgtgagccatctttgtCCCCCTTTTAACAGgtaccccaggtaactgacctgttgttggcatatttgtgctttcttggctgaggctctatatcccagggttccgagctctgttaacagtttttcagttcccttgatacaatcttcctGGGTTTCAGCAGCTAATAAGGTGTCATCAACATATTGAAGTAGCGTTACCTgtggatttgattctctatatgaCGCTAAATCCTGATGAAGAGCTTCATCGAAGATGGTaggggagttcttaaatccctgaggtaaACGAGTCCATGTCAGTTGGCCAGATATCCCTGATGCTGGGTCCTTCCATTTGAAGGCAAAGTAGGGCTGGCTGAGGGGAGAAAGTCTTAGGCAGAAAAAAGCATCcttaaggtccaaaacagtataccatgTATGTTGGGGCGGAAGAGTGCTTAAGAGATTATAAGG belongs to Pseudorca crassidens isolate mPseCra1 chromosome 14, mPseCra1.hap1, whole genome shotgun sequence and includes:
- the LOC137206088 gene encoding LOW QUALITY PROTEIN: uncharacterized protein (The sequence of the model RefSeq protein was modified relative to this genomic sequence to represent the inferred CDS: inserted 1 base in 1 codon; deleted 1 base in 1 codon; substituted 2 bases at 2 genomic stop codons) gives rise to the protein MFTPWGGSFSGLLREDQGTPVHRPSINLLRFASASDSCCFLGESKLLGDREGLTFGGSSGIPLAPDHENIGSWRYQPTWDDCQQLLQTLLTTEERQRVLLEAKKNVLGANGQPTQLPNEIDAGFPLVRPNWDFNAPEGRERLKMYRQALVAGLHGAARRPTNLAKVREVTQGPQESPTVFLERLMEAFRRFTPYDPTSEEHRATIAMAFIDQAAPDIKEKLQRLDGLQGFSLQKLVKEADKVYNKRETEEEKEERKQKEQEAHEIRRDKRQERNLSKILATAVGGRNIGDRNRQEGRTADRRRPLDKDQCAYCKEKGHWARECPKKKNGGRPTRNKILTLEEEDXESQGSNPLPEPRVTLKVEGEPVQFLVDTGAQHSVLLHSKGPISAKRSWVQGATGNKQYSWTTRRTVDLGIGRVTHSFLIIPECPYPLLGRDLLSKVGAQIHFQPEGPTITDSKGRLLQILTMRLEDEYKLYEKPSSPXVNVTDWITRFPQAWTETAGMGMAKNRPPVLVELKATATPITVRQYPMSKEAKDGIRPHIQRLLELGILVRCQSAWNTPLLPVKKPGTNDYRPVQDLREVNKRVADLHPTVPNPYNLLSTLPPQHTWYTVLDLKDAFFCLRLSPLSQPYFAFKWKDPASGISGQLTWTRLPQGFKNSPTIFDEALHQDLASYRESNPQVTLLQYVDDTLLAAETQEDCIKGTEKLLTELGTLGYRASAKKAQICQQQVSYLGYLLKGGQRWLTESRKDTVAQIPAPKNARQVREFLGTAGFCRLWIPGFAELAAPLYPLTKNSTPFVWGEKEQRAFDQIKRALLSAPALGLPDVTKPFHLYVAENKGIAKGVLTQKLGPWNRPVAYLSKKLDPVASGWPTCLKIIAAVAALVKDADKLTLGQNLTITAPHALENVIRQPPGRWLTNTRMTHYQTLLLNSDRIKFAPATGLNPATLLPDPDLEGSTIIHDCQEVLAAAHGSRPDLTDLPLPDADFTWFTDGSSFLEGGKRQAGAAVVDGKQVIWAAALPQGTSAQRAELIAMTRALEMAENKKVNIYTDSRYAFATAHIHGAIYQQRGLLTSSGREIKNKDEIVALLAALMLPTKVSIIHCPGHQKDNTPITRGNNMADQVAREIASGEVILGLSDKVPEKPGRDEEIIPATTKGTLSPQQAESTLQQIHRWTHLGTKKMISLLHKTGYGTPGLTKLAEQIVQECVPCQQVNAHKGKLEIGKRLRGDRPGTYWEVDFTEVRPGRYGNKYLLVFVDTFSGWIEAFPTKKETAAVVAXKDPRRNFSSIWGAKGNRVRQWSGLRRPGKSGCGQIFGD